The Thiorhodovibrio litoralis genome includes a window with the following:
- a CDS encoding Y-family DNA polymerase codes for MLSNNDGCVVARSKAAKALGIRMGEPWFQAQRRLKAEGKLAAVTALSSNYALYADMSNRVMRILARFAPRQEVYSIDECFLDLGGQAQPPAVIGQRICATVLGWTGLPVCVGIGPTKTLAKLANHLAKHDPVWCGVCDLDVLPGSEVDRLLAAIPVAEVWGVGARLSKRLVALGITTALDLRRAPTRRVRQQFSVVLERTALELGGVACLELEEVMPDKQQIRCSRTFGATVTSLAELTQAITTFNSRAAEKLRAQQGVAAAVGVEIRTSVFRTETTPFVGSLVVPLVAPSADTRVLVAAARRGLQRIYQPGLVYTKAGVVLLGLGCAGQGQVDLFSDGAADQRSEALMATLDAINSRFGRGSLVLANAHPAPRWRRREQYRSPRYTTRLEELPVAYC; via the coding sequence GTGCTCTCCAACAACGATGGCTGCGTGGTGGCGCGCTCCAAAGCGGCCAAGGCGCTTGGCATTCGCATGGGCGAACCCTGGTTCCAGGCCCAGCGCCGGCTAAAGGCCGAGGGAAAGCTGGCTGCGGTGACGGCCTTGTCGAGTAACTATGCGCTCTATGCCGATATGAGCAATCGGGTCATGCGCATCCTCGCCCGCTTTGCGCCGCGCCAGGAGGTCTACTCGATCGATGAATGCTTCCTTGATCTGGGCGGACAAGCGCAGCCTCCAGCAGTGATTGGGCAGAGAATTTGCGCCACTGTGCTGGGCTGGACTGGGCTGCCGGTCTGCGTTGGTATCGGACCGACCAAGACCCTGGCCAAGCTGGCCAATCATCTGGCCAAGCACGACCCCGTTTGGTGTGGTGTCTGCGATTTGGACGTGCTGCCAGGTTCAGAGGTCGACCGGCTCCTCGCGGCGATTCCGGTGGCCGAGGTCTGGGGCGTGGGGGCACGCCTGTCCAAGCGCCTGGTTGCGCTTGGCATCACAACAGCCCTCGACCTGCGCCGGGCGCCAACCCGACGGGTTCGCCAGCAGTTCTCTGTGGTGCTTGAGCGCACCGCGCTGGAACTGGGCGGCGTGGCCTGTCTGGAACTGGAGGAGGTCATGCCGGACAAGCAGCAGATTCGCTGTTCGCGCACCTTCGGCGCGACGGTCACCTCGCTTGCGGAATTGACCCAGGCCATCACCACCTTCAACAGTCGCGCGGCGGAGAAGCTGCGGGCGCAGCAGGGTGTGGCAGCCGCGGTAGGGGTGGAGATCCGCACCAGTGTCTTTCGAACAGAAACGACACCTTTTGTCGGCAGCCTTGTCGTGCCCCTGGTTGCACCGAGCGCGGATACCCGCGTGTTGGTGGCTGCGGCGCGCCGCGGACTTCAGCGCATCTATCAACCCGGCCTGGTCTATACCAAAGCCGGGGTGGTGCTGCTTGGGCTTGGCTGCGCCGGGCAGGGCCAGGTGGATTTGTTCTCGGATGGGGCGGCCGACCAGCGCAGTGAGGCGCTCATGGCGACGCTGGATGCAATTAACAGCCGCTTTGGCCGCGGCAGCCTGGTGTTGGCCAACGCCCATCCGGCTCCACGCTGGCGAAGGCGCGAGCAATATCGCTCACCGCGCTATACCACGCGGTTGGAGGAGTTGCCGGTGGCGTATTGTTGA
- a CDS encoding ExeA family protein, with product MNKTLLALYGLKFNPFSPELPTAALHRSAPVEQFCWRIEQSLIREGGFALIQGDPGTGKSAVLRLLDERLRQLPDISVGALTHPSSKVADFYREMGDLFAVDLKPHNRWGGFKILRERWLAHLETTLLRPVLLIDEAQEMHPTVLNELRLLTSMQFDSRTLLSVILAGDGRLATKLRREELLPLGSRIRTRLSMEYASREALVACLEHLQHSAGNASLMSAGLMKTLAEHALGNYRVLTTMAAELLAQAARLERAQLDEQLYLEVFGSAAGNARQRPSARAGA from the coding sequence AAGACCCTGCTGGCCCTCTATGGACTGAAGTTCAATCCGTTCTCCCCGGAGCTGCCGACGGCGGCACTGCATCGCAGCGCGCCGGTGGAGCAGTTTTGCTGGCGCATCGAGCAGAGCCTGATCCGCGAAGGCGGTTTTGCGCTCATTCAAGGTGATCCGGGTACCGGCAAGAGTGCGGTACTGCGCCTGCTCGATGAGCGTCTGCGCCAGCTGCCCGATATCAGCGTTGGGGCGCTCACGCATCCCAGCTCGAAGGTGGCGGACTTCTACCGCGAGATGGGCGATCTGTTCGCCGTTGACCTCAAGCCCCATAACCGCTGGGGTGGCTTCAAGATCCTGCGCGAGCGCTGGCTGGCGCATCTGGAGACGACGCTGTTGCGCCCGGTGTTGCTCATCGACGAGGCGCAGGAGATGCATCCGACGGTGCTCAATGAGCTGCGTCTGCTGACCTCCATGCAGTTCGATTCGCGCACGTTGTTGAGCGTGATCCTGGCCGGCGATGGCCGCCTGGCGACCAAGCTGCGCCGTGAGGAGTTGCTGCCGCTGGGCAGTCGTATCCGTACGCGCCTGAGTATGGAGTATGCCAGTCGCGAGGCGCTGGTCGCCTGCCTGGAGCATTTACAACACAGTGCCGGCAATGCGAGTCTGATGAGCGCAGGGCTGATGAAGACGCTCGCTGAGCATGCGTTGGGCAATTATCGCGTGCTTACGACCATGGCGGCAGAATTGCTGGCGCAGGCTGCTCGGCTCGAACGCGCGCAGCTCGATGAACAACTCTACCTTGAGGTGTTTGGTTCAGCGGCGGGCAACGCCCGCCAACGCCCGAGTGCCAGGGCGGGCGCCTGA
- a CDS encoding DNA-primase RepB domain-containing protein, whose amino-acid sequence MSRLSAERPHQAMTAARHTAVMLEAWHDAGIVRADLAVRTAKATMLWFHDRSLDQLPLGLARARNVQQADIYIRPARGYPWPMVFLDDVARPMAQRIARHYAALVVQTSTLGGCHLWLRLTRALDEAQRCDVQRWLIPRVGADPGSVSGEHLGRLAGMKNAKRGGEWVNVLRRPSPQERVWDPTPALPTMAPAPPPVVNCAPRARLSTGDPSESAREWGWVCGALEAGLAPTTVYQRLLERASPRRGADAERYARYTLARAIRQSARGN is encoded by the coding sequence ATGAGCCGCTTGAGCGCTGAGCGCCCGCACCAGGCCATGACAGCGGCAAGACACACCGCCGTGATGCTTGAGGCATGGCACGACGCTGGCATCGTGCGTGCCGATTTGGCGGTGCGCACCGCCAAGGCGACGATGCTGTGGTTCCATGATCGCTCTTTGGATCAGCTTCCGTTGGGGCTGGCCAGAGCGCGCAATGTCCAACAGGCCGATATTTATATCCGTCCAGCCCGCGGCTATCCCTGGCCAATGGTGTTTCTCGATGATGTCGCACGGCCGATGGCGCAGCGCATCGCTCGGCACTATGCGGCCCTGGTGGTGCAGACTTCGACGCTCGGGGGCTGCCACCTGTGGCTACGGCTGACCCGCGCGCTCGATGAGGCGCAGCGCTGTGATGTGCAGCGTTGGCTGATCCCGCGCGTTGGCGCCGATCCGGGCTCGGTCTCCGGTGAGCACCTCGGTCGGCTCGCCGGGATGAAGAATGCCAAGCGTGGCGGGGAGTGGGTCAATGTCCTTCGGCGACCAAGCCCGCAGGAGCGCGTCTGGGATCCAACTCCGGCCTTGCCAACGATGGCTCCGGCTCCGCCGCCAGTCGTCAACTGCGCTCCACGGGCGCGCTTATCCACCGGGGATCCGTCCGAATCCGCCCGCGAATGGGGCTGGGTCTGCGGCGCTCTTGAGGCGGGCCTTGCACCGACCACGGTCTACCAGCGCTTGCTCGAGCGCGCGTCCCCGCGTCGCGGAGCCGATGCCGAGCGCTATGCCCGCTACACCCTCGCTCGCGCCATTCGCCAGAGCGCTAGAGGCAACTGA